A genomic window from Tolypothrix sp. PCC 7910 includes:
- a CDS encoding Uma2 family endonuclease — MVATPNSSYISPEDYLKAEETSLIKHEYRQGFVYAMAGASNTHVIITGNMFAMLRNHLRGSGCQTYISDTKAHIESINIYYYPDVIVSCDRRDREFDNFLRYPCLIIEVLSPTTEAFDRGDKFADYRKMESLQEYVLVSQTRMNVEIFRRNPEGQWVLYTYSPGDNIHLISVGFDFAIADVYEDITFEGSQS; from the coding sequence ATGGTTGCAACTCCAAACTCCAGCTATATTTCCCCAGAAGACTATCTCAAAGCAGAAGAAACCAGTCTCATTAAACACGAATATAGACAGGGATTTGTTTACGCAATGGCAGGAGCAAGTAATACCCATGTAATTATTACTGGTAATATGTTTGCTATGCTGAGAAATCATTTGCGCGGGAGTGGATGTCAAACTTACATATCAGACACCAAAGCACATATTGAATCAATTAATATCTATTACTACCCTGATGTCATAGTCAGTTGCGATCGACGAGATAGAGAATTTGACAACTTTTTACGTTATCCTTGCTTAATTATAGAAGTTCTATCACCTACAACAGAAGCTTTTGATCGTGGTGATAAATTTGCTGACTACCGAAAAATGGAGTCCCTTCAGGAATATGTGCTTGTCAGTCAAACCCGGATGAACGTAGAGATTTTTCGCCGCAACCCAGAAGGACAATGGGTACTTTATACCTATAGTCCAGGGGATAATATACATTTAATCAGTGTAGGTTTTGATTTTGCGATCGCAGATGTGTATGAAGATATTACTTTTGAAGGTTCTCAATCTTAA
- a CDS encoding SH3 domain-containing protein: protein MTNSNQILSSEGILKTNSTSTNVVNIRSAPVIKEGNVIRQGKSGDRVKILDKQKPSGDTRTWYKVQFGKQANEVGWVREDVISVVPPTKPAPDKNPSEADTLVYFVTETKTVRVHGKGQAYINVYDNKSETTNSAPAAKLPKTETNNLWTTYIASKDGYTYQVRFIPGADTELTIIQNNKVVLQQKGFRADGTEYRPK from the coding sequence ATGACAAATTCCAACCAAATTCTATCTAGCGAAGGCATTCTCAAGACTAATTCTACTAGCACCAACGTAGTTAATATTCGTTCAGCACCCGTAATTAAAGAAGGTAATGTCATTCGCCAAGGTAAATCAGGCGATCGCGTCAAAATTCTAGACAAGCAAAAGCCCTCAGGTGATACTCGTACTTGGTACAAAGTGCAATTTGGTAAACAAGCAAATGAAGTCGGCTGGGTGCGTGAAGATGTGATCTCAGTTGTGCCCCCTACCAAGCCTGCGCCTGATAAAAATCCTTCAGAAGCAGATACGCTAGTCTATTTTGTGACCGAAACTAAAACTGTGAGAGTTCACGGTAAAGGTCAAGCATATATAAATGTGTACGACAATAAGAGCGAAACTACAAATAGCGCTCCAGCCGCAAAGTTACCTAAAACCGAAACTAATAATCTTTGGACAACCTATATCGCATCTAAGGATGGATATACTTATCAAGTCCGGTTCATTCCTGGTGCTGACACGGAATTGACAATTATTCAGAACAATAAAGTTGTTTTACAACAGAAAGGTTTTCGTGCGGATGGTACTGAGTACCGACCAAAATAA
- a CDS encoding DUF3370 domain-containing protein, translating into MLPLLLSLTLAQSISPTPPPEEVVQPQVVRPLPGNLDTVPVFNSNSPELVLKEGILLSTFPPDGKKVPTAHLNFPFQGRFDIFAHHIARAEPPENLRSLYLGIILHNPGTTPVTINVLQAATYLSQPDAPFISLPSFSENTLGTVYAGPGDRVTSDVLRGRRQEIFPAQIVIPPKGSQMLLNLPIPVKGLTPPLNGRSTLIRLRSNGTVYAASLAMFAQTNPDGSERPPNLEEWQNLLNNSDVAGPRDKTPTPLEETGKPRIYGRVAGVANGSQWRALLVDEPKAKYLTIPQPGQAFSYALSTVHGGTLGTNQIQSAKMLVRYPDTAYRAHGNYGIQYSLKLPLYNNTQTPQTVTVSVQTPLKEDQLVKPGLRFFNRPANQVFFRGTVRIRYNDDQGKPQTKFVHLMQTRGQAGEPLTLLNMPAGDRRLVQVDLIYPPDASPPQVLTVATQAKGQ; encoded by the coding sequence ATGTTGCCATTGTTACTAAGTTTGACACTTGCTCAATCAATTTCGCCTACGCCACCACCAGAAGAAGTAGTACAACCGCAAGTTGTTCGACCCTTACCAGGTAATCTTGATACAGTTCCAGTATTTAATAGCAATAGTCCAGAATTAGTCTTAAAGGAAGGGATTTTACTCTCCACTTTTCCCCCAGATGGCAAAAAAGTACCAACCGCTCATCTAAATTTTCCCTTTCAAGGAAGATTTGATATTTTTGCTCATCATATAGCTAGAGCTGAACCGCCAGAAAATTTACGCTCGCTATATTTAGGAATTATCTTGCATAATCCTGGTACGACACCAGTAACTATTAATGTCTTGCAAGCAGCAACTTATTTAAGTCAGCCAGATGCACCTTTTATTTCGTTACCATCATTCAGTGAAAATACTTTAGGTACAGTTTACGCTGGCCCAGGCGATCGCGTTACCAGCGATGTCCTGCGAGGGCGACGACAAGAAATCTTCCCTGCTCAAATTGTGATTCCCCCAAAGGGAAGTCAGATGTTATTAAATCTGCCAATTCCTGTGAAAGGACTTACCCCACCTTTAAATGGTCGCTCGACATTAATCAGGCTACGCAGTAATGGCACAGTTTATGCAGCTAGCCTCGCCATGTTTGCACAAACAAATCCCGATGGTAGCGAACGTCCCCCAAATTTAGAAGAGTGGCAAAATTTACTCAATAATAGTGATGTAGCTGGCCCCAGAGATAAAACTCCCACACCTTTAGAAGAGACTGGTAAACCGAGAATTTACGGACGTGTAGCGGGAGTAGCTAATGGTTCTCAATGGCGAGCCTTATTAGTAGATGAGCCTAAAGCTAAATATTTAACGATTCCTCAACCAGGTCAAGCTTTTTCCTACGCTTTGAGTACTGTGCATGGTGGTACCTTGGGAACCAATCAAATTCAAAGCGCTAAGATGCTGGTACGCTATCCTGACACCGCATACCGCGCTCATGGTAATTATGGGATTCAATATAGTCTCAAATTGCCGTTGTATAACAATACCCAAACTCCGCAGACTGTAACTGTATCAGTCCAAACACCACTAAAAGAAGACCAGTTAGTCAAACCGGGACTACGCTTTTTCAACAGACCAGCCAATCAAGTATTTTTCCGAGGAACGGTGCGAATTCGTTACAACGACGATCAAGGTAAGCCACAAACCAAGTTTGTCCACTTAATGCAAACTAGAGGCCAAGCAGGAGAACCCTTAACTTTATTAAATATGCCAGCAGGCGATCGCAGATTAGTACAAGTAGATTTGATCTATCCACCAGATGCTTCCCCACCGCAAGTATTAACCGTTGCAACTCAAGCTAAGGGACAATAA
- a CDS encoding peptidase C15 — protein MKKRFLLTSFDTWLEDQQSNSSDDLLLEVTKLETLPHHLTYLRHLPVDVQLASNVVIQKINELQPDCIICCGMAASRMQLTVEVCATSAESVLQTGVDIEKLVSGARGIEISHDCGKFVCEGLYYSVLDHLRQSQLQANCIFVHVPVLNHENLVNIVADFVLIINKLALS, from the coding sequence ATGAAGAAAAGATTTCTATTAACTTCTTTTGATACTTGGCTCGAAGATCAACAGTCAAATTCTTCGGATGATTTATTACTAGAAGTCACCAAACTAGAAACACTACCTCATCATTTGACTTATTTACGTCATTTACCTGTAGATGTGCAGCTTGCTAGTAATGTTGTAATTCAAAAAATCAATGAACTCCAACCGGATTGTATTATCTGTTGTGGAATGGCTGCTAGTCGGATGCAATTAACTGTAGAAGTTTGTGCGACTAGTGCAGAAAGTGTTTTGCAAACAGGTGTGGATATAGAAAAATTAGTTTCTGGAGCAAGAGGAATTGAGATTAGTCACGACTGCGGTAAATTTGTCTGCGAAGGTCTTTATTATTCAGTATTAGATCATTTACGCCAGTCCCAACTGCAGGCAAATTGCATTTTTGTCCATGTTCCAGTTTTAAATCACGAAAATTTGGTAAACATTGTTGCAGATTTCGTATTAATTATTAACAAACTGGCACTTTCATAA
- the hisH gene encoding imidazole glycerol phosphate synthase subunit HisH, translated as MPVIAVVDYDMGNLHSVCKGLEKAGATPKITHSFKELEQADAVVLPGVGAFDPAMQHLRARGLEQPIKDTIASGKPFLGICLGLQILFESSAEGTQRGLGIVKGTVKRFRPEPEITIPHMGWNQLEITQPKSIMWEHLPANPWVYFVHSYYVEPTEPQISAATVTHGTQRVTAAIARDNLMAVQFHPEKSSNIGLQILSNFVAQVREQVAA; from the coding sequence ATGCCAGTGATTGCGGTCGTAGATTATGATATGGGAAATTTACATTCAGTTTGCAAAGGCTTGGAAAAAGCTGGAGCAACTCCTAAAATCACTCATTCTTTTAAGGAATTAGAACAAGCAGATGCAGTAGTTTTGCCAGGAGTTGGAGCATTTGATCCAGCCATGCAACACCTGCGTGCGCGTGGTTTAGAACAACCTATTAAAGATACGATCGCATCCGGGAAACCTTTTTTGGGTATCTGTTTGGGATTGCAAATTCTGTTTGAATCGAGTGCCGAAGGTACACAACGAGGATTAGGAATTGTTAAAGGAACAGTTAAAAGGTTTCGACCAGAACCAGAAATTACAATTCCTCACATGGGTTGGAATCAGCTGGAAATAACTCAGCCAAAAAGTATTATGTGGGAGCATTTGCCTGCGAATCCTTGGGTTTATTTTGTTCATTCTTACTATGTTGAACCAACAGAGCCACAAATTAGCGCAGCAACAGTTACTCACGGGACGCAAAGAGTTACAGCTGCGATCGCTCGTGATAATCTGATGGCGGTGCAATTTCACCCAGAAAAATCATCTAATATTGGATTGCAAATCTTATCTAATTTTGTTGCTCAAGTCCGCGAACAAGTAGCAGCATAA
- the rsmD gene encoding 16S rRNA (guanine(966)-N(2))-methyltransferase RsmD, whose protein sequence is MALRIYGNRQLKTLPGKDTRPTSARVREAVFNIWQERIFGCRWLDLCAGSGSMGAEALCRGASLVVGIEQSSRACNIIQQNWQRVASADQEWKLLRGNVLQQLKTLSDKKFDRIYFDPPYASGLYQPVLEAIANYQLLDPEGEIAAEHSAQDWTPPIIPNWEICREKVYGNTALTFYRIVK, encoded by the coding sequence ATGGCTCTGAGAATTTACGGAAATCGTCAGTTAAAAACCTTGCCTGGTAAAGATACCAGACCTACCAGTGCGCGGGTACGAGAGGCTGTCTTTAATATTTGGCAGGAAAGAATATTTGGGTGTCGTTGGCTAGATTTGTGTGCTGGTAGCGGTTCAATGGGCGCAGAGGCTTTGTGTAGAGGAGCCAGCTTAGTAGTCGGTATTGAACAATCGAGCCGCGCCTGTAACATCATTCAACAGAATTGGCAGCGAGTAGCGAGTGCTGACCAAGAGTGGAAATTGTTGCGGGGAAATGTACTCCAGCAGTTAAAAACCTTATCAGACAAAAAATTTGACAGAATTTATTTTGATCCGCCCTATGCTAGCGGATTATATCAACCAGTTTTAGAAGCGATCGCAAACTACCAGCTTTTAGATCCTGAAGGCGAAATTGCGGCTGAACATAGTGCCCAAGATTGGACTCCCCCAATCATTCCTAACTGGGAAATTTGCCGCGAGAAAGTTTATGGAAACACCGCTTTGACGTTTTATAGGATTGTCAAGTGA
- the petG gene encoding cytochrome b6-f complex subunit V, protein MVEPLLSGIVLGLIVVTLSGLFYAAYKQYKRPTELGG, encoded by the coding sequence GTGGTTGAACCCCTGCTCTCAGGTATCGTCCTTGGTCTAATTGTGGTTACCCTCTCTGGTCTGTTTTACGCTGCTTATAAGCAATACAAGCGCCCCACTGAACTGGGAGGTTAG
- a CDS encoding cytochrome c — translation MDNQITKPENLIQRIALLALAVTLAITLGIFGVQMVQASDPYVKNVLSLTGDPVQGNAIFQINCAGCHGWQADGRVGPSLQGVSKHKSRYGLIRQVISGETPPMPKFQPSTQEMADLLSYLESL, via the coding sequence TTGGATAACCAGATTACCAAACCTGAAAATTTAATTCAGCGGATCGCTTTGCTGGCTCTTGCCGTAACGCTAGCAATCACTTTGGGCATTTTTGGTGTTCAGATGGTGCAAGCTTCCGATCCTTATGTGAAAAATGTTCTATCCTTAACTGGAGATCCAGTTCAAGGTAACGCTATTTTTCAAATCAATTGTGCTGGTTGTCATGGCTGGCAAGCCGATGGGCGAGTAGGCCCCAGCTTGCAAGGTGTATCCAAGCATAAATCGCGTTATGGACTGATTCGCCAAGTGATTAGTGGTGAAACGCCACCAATGCCAAAGTTTCAGCCTAGTACCCAAGAAATGGCAGACCTTTTGAGCTATTTAGAGTCTTTATAG
- a CDS encoding peptidylprolyl isomerase, whose protein sequence is MTEVLRIGNRTITTDELIPLLAGYQMLPQLRRELIIDEAIASIDCTPEEIAAAQQQFFGERQLTSEADVKAWMEYHGLIPKQLADLTVRKLKVEKFKQETWGKKLEAYFFQSKAKLDKVIYSLLRTQDMGIAQELYFRIQAKEQSFADVAREYSKGPESQTGGLVGPIELNQLHPAMAQLLANNQPGLVLPPTRIAEWFVIVQLEKFIPAQLDEPMKARLLNELFEGWIQEQQKQMMTPAVSLSS, encoded by the coding sequence ATGACTGAAGTACTAAGAATTGGTAACCGTACAATCACGACTGACGAACTAATTCCCTTACTGGCAGGCTATCAAATGCTGCCACAGTTGCGACGGGAATTAATTATAGATGAAGCGATCGCATCCATAGATTGTACTCCCGAAGAAATTGCTGCGGCTCAACAACAGTTTTTTGGCGAACGACAGTTAACATCAGAAGCCGATGTCAAAGCATGGATGGAATATCACGGTTTGATTCCAAAGCAACTAGCAGATTTGACTGTGCGGAAGCTGAAAGTAGAAAAATTTAAGCAAGAAACTTGGGGTAAAAAGCTAGAAGCGTATTTTTTCCAATCGAAAGCAAAGCTGGATAAAGTAATTTATTCTCTGCTACGCACCCAAGATATGGGAATTGCTCAAGAACTATATTTTCGCATTCAAGCTAAAGAGCAATCTTTTGCAGATGTGGCACGAGAATATTCTAAAGGCCCAGAGTCACAAACAGGCGGGTTAGTTGGGCCAATTGAACTCAACCAACTCCATCCAGCAATGGCGCAATTGCTGGCGAATAATCAACCAGGGCTAGTTTTACCCCCGACTCGCATCGCTGAATGGTTTGTGATTGTGCAGCTAGAGAAATTTATCCCTGCACAACTAGATGAACCAATGAAAGCACGGCTACTTAATGAACTGTTTGAAGGTTGGATACAAGAACAGCAAAAACAAATGATGACTCCTGCCGTTTCTCTCAGTAGCTAG
- a CDS encoding methyltransferase domain-containing protein translates to MLKLNLGSGSHTPSGWVNVDYAMGAWITKIPVVSHINKNLKILNLDWPSNIFLYDLRKKFPWTDNSVDVVYSSHTLEHLSKTEGQNFLRECYRVLKPHGVIRIIVPDLKAIINKYLQGQIAADQLLDALYVGYESPEDNILKKKLAPFIRFPHKCMYDTPTLLKVMSEIGFEVTSKQAFESEINDLSQIEDYSRTIEAVIVEGKK, encoded by the coding sequence ATGTTAAAACTAAATCTTGGTAGTGGTTCTCATACTCCCAGCGGTTGGGTAAATGTAGACTATGCTATGGGAGCTTGGATAACAAAGATACCTGTTGTTTCCCATATCAATAAAAACTTGAAAATCCTTAACCTTGATTGGCCAAGTAACATTTTTCTCTATGATTTGCGAAAGAAATTTCCTTGGACAGATAACTCAGTAGATGTAGTTTACAGTTCTCATACCCTAGAGCATCTATCCAAAACTGAAGGGCAAAATTTTTTAAGAGAGTGCTATAGGGTTTTAAAACCTCATGGTGTTATTCGCATTATCGTGCCAGATTTGAAGGCGATTATTAACAAATACTTGCAAGGTCAAATCGCTGCCGACCAACTACTTGATGCACTTTATGTAGGCTACGAATCTCCTGAAGATAATATACTGAAAAAGAAACTCGCGCCATTTATTCGCTTTCCTCATAAGTGTATGTATGACACTCCCACTTTACTGAAAGTTATGTCTGAGATTGGCTTTGAGGTGACTAGCAAGCAAGCTTTTGAAAGCGAGATTAACGATTTGTCACAAATAGAAGACTACAGTCGAACTATTGAAGCTGTGATTGTGGAAGGTAAAAAGTAA
- a CDS encoding ABC transporter ATP-binding protein: MKTRSNYWQLLPYIRTQWQTIIKGFIGILGYVLATLTLINLAGKLATPFGEGNVVAIAQLAGICAVVFLVRGFFQSVQDIYMAQAALRVAFLLRKQVYGHLQKLNLSYFETAKAGDLSYRLTEDIDRIGEVVNKIFHDLIPCVLQLLAIPIYMIYLNWQLTLATVIVAPLMGILIGWFGERLQKYSRRSQNRVSSLSAILTEVFSGIRLVQAFAAETYEMVRFSHEAERSLKAKYSAERLKAIQIPIIGFLEALSALSLLLVGGWQISQRNLTVGEFFSYLTAAALLIDPIGHTTNNYNEFKQGEASVDRVFELLAIQPTVLEKPNAIALPPVQGKVEYRHVAFAYKAGESVLKNINLLALPGEAIALVGASGAGKTTFVNLLPRFYDPESGQILIDDVDIRDVTLYSLRRQIGIVPQETIMFSGTIAQNIAFGQDSFEMSEVEAAAKIANAHNFITQLPEGYDTWVGERGVNLSGGQRQRIAIARAVLLNPQILILDEATSALDSESEALVQEALERLMQGRTVFIIAHRLSTVKRCDRILVLEQGQIVESGTHEELLAFQRRYARFYAQQFS, translated from the coding sequence TTGAAAACGCGATCTAATTATTGGCAACTGCTACCCTATATCCGAACCCAGTGGCAAACTATCATCAAGGGATTTATTGGCATCTTAGGATATGTGCTGGCGACATTAACACTGATCAATCTCGCGGGTAAATTGGCAACGCCCTTTGGAGAGGGTAATGTAGTAGCGATCGCACAACTAGCTGGCATCTGTGCTGTAGTATTTTTGGTACGTGGCTTTTTTCAGTCTGTGCAAGATATCTACATGGCTCAGGCTGCTTTAAGAGTAGCTTTTCTCCTCCGCAAGCAAGTTTACGGACATCTGCAAAAACTCAACCTCAGTTATTTTGAAACCGCCAAAGCAGGTGATTTATCTTACCGCTTGACTGAGGATATTGACAGGATTGGGGAAGTAGTCAATAAAATCTTTCACGACTTAATCCCCTGTGTATTGCAATTGCTGGCAATTCCAATCTACATGATTTACTTGAATTGGCAGCTCACCCTCGCAACGGTGATTGTGGCACCATTAATGGGGATTTTGATTGGTTGGTTTGGCGAAAGGTTACAGAAATATTCTCGTCGCAGTCAAAATCGGGTTTCTAGTTTATCGGCTATCCTCACAGAAGTATTCAGTGGAATTCGGTTAGTCCAAGCTTTTGCAGCCGAAACCTACGAAATGGTGCGGTTTAGCCATGAAGCAGAACGCAGCCTCAAAGCCAAATATTCAGCCGAACGCCTCAAAGCAATTCAAATCCCCATTATCGGCTTCCTCGAAGCTTTAAGTGCTTTATCACTTTTATTAGTGGGAGGATGGCAAATTTCCCAACGCAACTTAACTGTAGGCGAATTTTTCAGCTACCTCACAGCGGCGGCGTTGTTAATTGACCCCATCGGTCATACTACTAACAATTACAACGAATTTAAGCAGGGTGAGGCATCCGTTGACCGAGTTTTTGAATTATTAGCAATTCAACCCACAGTTTTAGAAAAGCCTAATGCGATCGCCCTACCACCTGTGCAAGGCAAGGTAGAATATCGCCATGTCGCCTTTGCTTACAAAGCTGGTGAATCTGTCTTAAAAAATATTAATTTACTAGCATTACCAGGAGAAGCGATCGCCCTTGTGGGTGCTTCTGGTGCTGGTAAAACCACGTTTGTAAATCTGCTACCCCGCTTCTACGATCCGGAATCTGGGCAAATATTGATTGATGATGTGGATATTCGCGATGTCACGCTTTATAGCCTGCGGCGACAAATAGGCATTGTTCCCCAAGAAACTATTATGTTTTCTGGCACAATCGCCCAAAATATCGCCTTTGGACAAGATTCCTTTGAAATGTCAGAAGTGGAAGCCGCAGCGAAAATTGCTAACGCCCACAATTTTATTACTCAACTACCAGAGGGTTATGATACTTGGGTTGGTGAGCGTGGAGTAAATTTATCAGGGGGACAAAGACAAAGAATTGCGATCGCCCGTGCTGTGCTCCTCAACCCGCAAATTTTGATACTTGATGAAGCCACATCAGCCTTAGATTCCGAGTCAGAAGCCTTGGTACAGGAGGCTTTAGAAAGACTGATGCAAGGACGTACTGTATTTATTATTGCTCACCGTTTAAGTACAGTGAAAAGATGCGATCGCATTTTAGTACTAGAACAAGGACAAATCGTCGAATCTGGAACCCATGAAGAACTGTTAGCGTTTCAACGTCGCTATGCCAGGTTTTATGCTCAACAATTTAGTTAG
- a CDS encoding Uma2 family endonuclease, which translates to MLVKSTPAEQRTVLYNISWDTFEALLRDTGEDRGSRFAYDCGTLEIMTPLFEHENPKIQFDRLILVLAEELSIEIKSAGSTTLKQRLAKRGIEPDNCYYIQTESQVRGKDKLNLETDPPPDLAIEIDITHSSVNKFGIYSALGVQELWRYNGEDLKFYQLVEGQYVECEFSIAFPLVSISDISSFIQQSKSMGEIALLKLFRYWVREKIK; encoded by the coding sequence ATGCTGGTCAAATCTACACCTGCTGAACAAAGAACAGTGCTATACAACATTAGCTGGGATACCTTTGAAGCCTTACTCAGAGATACAGGTGAGGATAGAGGCTCTAGATTTGCTTATGACTGTGGCACTTTAGAAATTATGACCCCACTTTTTGAACATGAAAATCCCAAAATTCAATTTGATCGCTTGATTTTGGTTTTAGCAGAAGAATTGTCAATCGAAATTAAAAGTGCTGGCTCTACAACATTAAAACAACGATTAGCAAAACGAGGTATAGAACCCGATAATTGCTACTATATACAAACTGAATCGCAAGTCAGGGGCAAAGATAAATTAAATTTAGAAACTGATCCACCGCCTGACTTAGCAATTGAGATTGATATTACTCATAGTTCAGTAAATAAATTTGGGATTTACTCAGCACTGGGTGTTCAAGAATTATGGAGATATAACGGGGAAGATTTAAAATTTTACCAATTGGTAGAAGGGCAATATGTTGAGTGTGAATTTAGTATTGCTTTTCCTTTAGTATCAATAAGCGACATCAGCAGCTTTATTCAACAGAGTAAAAGTATGGGAGAAATTGCTTTGTTGAAATTATTCCGATATTGGGTAAGAGAGAAGATTAAATAG
- a CDS encoding cysteine desulfurase has product MTFTSTKTLADQVRIDFPILRQVVNGKPLVYLDNAATSQKPLPVLNTLRDYYEQYNANVHRGAHILSAKATDAYEGARDKVAKFINAASRQEIVYTRNASEAINLVAYSWGMNNLQPGDEIILSVMEHHSNIVPWQFVAQKTGAVLKFVELTPEETFDLEQFQSLISEKTKLVSVVHVSNTLGCINPVQEIATIAHRYGAKFLMDACQSVPHMPIDVQQIDCDWLVASGHKMCAPTGIGFLYGKLELLEAMPPFFGGGEMIAEVYLDHSTYAELPHKFEAGTPAIGEAIALGAAIDYLTSIGMDKIHAYEAELTAYLFQQLEQIPQVRIYGPKPDAKGEGRAALASFTTSEVHANDLSTLLDQEGVAIRAGHHCTQPLHRYLNIAGTARASLSFYNTREEIDIFIKALKDTLDFFAGIFG; this is encoded by the coding sequence ATGACTTTTACTTCTACCAAAACCTTAGCCGATCAAGTACGTATTGACTTCCCTATCTTGCGTCAGGTAGTCAATGGTAAACCCTTAGTTTACCTGGATAATGCTGCTACTTCTCAAAAACCTCTGCCAGTACTAAATACTCTGCGAGATTATTACGAGCAGTATAATGCCAACGTCCATCGGGGTGCCCATATTCTCAGTGCTAAAGCTACCGATGCGTATGAAGGTGCTAGAGATAAAGTAGCCAAATTTATCAATGCGGCATCGCGTCAAGAAATTGTCTACACCCGCAACGCGAGTGAAGCGATTAACTTGGTAGCTTATAGCTGGGGAATGAACAATTTGCAGCCAGGAGATGAAATTATTCTCTCGGTGATGGAACACCACAGTAATATAGTTCCTTGGCAATTTGTGGCACAAAAAACGGGTGCGGTACTCAAGTTTGTCGAACTGACACCAGAAGAAACATTTGATTTGGAACAGTTTCAATCACTGATTTCTGAAAAAACAAAATTGGTGTCAGTGGTTCATGTTTCTAACACCTTGGGTTGTATTAATCCAGTCCAAGAAATAGCTACGATTGCTCACAGATACGGCGCGAAATTCTTAATGGATGCTTGCCAAAGCGTCCCCCATATGCCCATTGATGTACAACAAATAGACTGTGATTGGTTAGTCGCCTCCGGTCATAAAATGTGTGCCCCAACTGGCATAGGATTCTTATATGGCAAGTTAGAATTACTAGAAGCAATGCCACCATTTTTCGGTGGTGGTGAGATGATTGCAGAAGTCTATTTAGACCATTCTACCTATGCAGAATTACCCCATAAATTTGAAGCGGGTACACCTGCAATTGGAGAAGCGATCGCTCTTGGTGCAGCGATAGATTATCTTACTAGTATTGGTATGGATAAAATCCACGCCTATGAAGCTGAATTAACAGCTTATTTGTTCCAACAATTAGAACAAATTCCCCAAGTAAGGATTTACGGCCCCAAACCAGATGCTAAAGGAGAAGGTAGAGCCGCTTTAGCCTCATTTACAACTTCCGAAGTCCACGCCAACGACTTATCTACATTATTAGATCAAGAAGGGGTAGCCATCCGTGCTGGGCATCATTGTACTCAACCATTACACCGCTATTTAAATATTGCGGGAACTGCAAGGGCAAGTTTATCTTTCTACAATACTCGTGAGGAAATTGATATTTTCATCAAGGCGTTGAAGGACACTCTTGACTTTTTTGCGGGAATCTTCGGCTAA